A portion of the Gossypium arboreum isolate Shixiya-1 chromosome 8, ASM2569848v2, whole genome shotgun sequence genome contains these proteins:
- the LOC108470201 gene encoding origin of replication complex subunit 1B-like, with translation MHRFNDQKGNTKMGGKDNVSRQFTYPLKTTHRPLPICKTLKKKSKIATNFVTFTKQQYTKMPTETPRKQFQSPKKPKQSPNNVKSQSSTPSIHLSPQTPQLPLRRSSRRSLQLFTSKTVDEMLDLSTPRKALEALDGIGKCSGNNRKGSSVRTPRTLKCKFNEEDREIPEMGKVGEGNGEVEDAFCPVSPEALESKKRKKGLSEEGSVKMGKSPKCKLNEDLGKLGEGNGDVVSPEKRKKGLRNEESVKTRKSLRCKLSEEEMEIPDLGKLGDATFFPVSPQALESKKRKKGGEKRAVTRAMATRSLKKVNKEEKKGRKRVYYKKVVYDGGEFEVGDDVYVKRREDASSDDEVPEMEECRVCFKVGRGVMIECDDCLGGFHLKCLTPPLKEVPDGDWVCGFCQARKLGKDVEFPKPPEGKKRVRTLREKLLASDLWAARIESLWKEVDGSYWFRGRWYIIPEETASGRQPHNLKRELYRTNDFADIEMESIIRHCNVMSPKEYAKANDQGDDVFLCEYEYDIQWHSFKRLAEIDNDEDGECANGDEDWNSCKEDDSDTDEDMEYEEENERNAHARPSTTHQLAANSRKGRFFGIQKVGTKMIPEHVRCHKQTELERAKATLLLATLPKSLPCRNKEMEEITTFVKGAICDDQCLGRCLYIHGVPGTGKTMSVLAVMRNIKSEVDAGSIRPYCFVEVNGLKLAAPENIYTVIYEALTGHRVSWKKALQLLNERFSDGKKIAKGDDRPCILLIDELDLLVTRNQSVLYNILDWPTKPHSKLIVIGIANTMDLPEKLLPRISSRMGIQRLCFGPYNYQQLQEIISSRLKGIDAFEKQAVEFASRKVAAISGDARRALEICRRAAEIADYNMKNQISSVNSSTVKDVVTMADVDAAIQEMFQAPHVQVMKSCSKLSKIFLTAMVYELYKTGMGETTFEKLAMTFSCLCTSNGEAFPGWDTLLKVGCKLGECRIILCEAGDRHRVQKLQLNFPSDDVAFALKDSKDLPWLAKYL, from the exons ATGCACCGTTTCAACGACCAAAAGGGGAATACAAAAATGGGAGGGAAAGACAACGTTTCCCGCCAATTCACTTACCCTCTAAAAACCACCCATCGTCCTCTCCCCATCTGCAAAACCctgaaaaaaaaatcgaaaatcgcCACCAATTTTGTCACCTTCACTAAACAACAATACACAAAAATGCCAACAGAAACTCCTAGAAAGCAATTTCAATCCCCCAAAAAACCCAAGCAATCCCCTAATAATGTCAAATCACAATCATCCACTCCTTCGATTCATCTATCCCCTCAAACCCCACAACTTCCCCTTCGTAGATCTTCACGTCGATCTCTTCaacttttcacttcaaaaacAGTAGATGAAATGCTAGATCTAAGCACGCCTCGAAAAGCTTTGGAAGCTTTGGATGGAATTGGGAAGTGCTCTGGGAATAATCGAAAGGGATCGAGTGTAAGGACGCCGAGAACCCTGAAATGTAAGTTCAATGAGGAGGATAGGGAAATCCCAGAAATGGGTAAAGTGGGTGAAGGGAATGGTGAGGTTGAGGATGCGTTTTGTCCGGTGTCGCCTGAGGCGTTGGAGAGTAAGAAGAGGAAAAAGGGATTGAGTGAGGAGGGGAGTGTAAAGATGGGAAAAAGCCCTAAATGTAAGCTCAACGAAGATCTGGGTAAATTGGGTGAGGGGAATGGTGACGTTGTGTCACCGGAGAAGAGAAAAAAGGGATTGAGAAACGAGGAGAGTGTAAAGACGCGGAAAAGCTTGAGATGTAAGCTTAGTGAGGAGGAAATGGAAATCCCAGATTTGGGTAAATTGGGTGACGCTACGTTTTTTCCGGTGTCACCTCAGGCGTTGGAGAGTAAGAAGAGGAAGAAGGGGGGAGAGAAAAGAGCGGTAACTAGAGCTATGGCGACGAGGAGTTTGAAGAAGGTAAATAAGGAGGAGAAGAAGGGGAGGAAGCGGGTTTATTATAAGAAAGTGGTGTATGATGGGGGTGAGTTTGAGGTGGGAGATGATGTGTACGTGAAGAGAAGGGAGGACGCGAGCTCAGATGATGAGGTTCCTGAAATGGAGGAGTGTAGAGTTTGCTTCAAGGTAGGGAGGGGTGTGATGATCGAGTGTGATGATTGTCTAGGTGGATTTCACTTGAAGTGCTTGACGCCGCCATTGAAAGAGGTTCCTGATGGTGATTGGGTTTGTGGGTTTTGCCAGGCTCGGAAATTAGGCAAAGATGTCGAGTTTCCGAAGCCTCCTGAGGGGAAGAAGCGGGTTAGGACTTTAAGGGAAAAGCTGCTTGCCAGTGATTTATGGGCTGCCCGTATTGAGAG TTTGTGGAAAGAAGTTGATGGTAGCTATTGGTTCCGTGGACGTTGGTATATTATACCAGAAGAGACTGCAAGTGGGAGACAACCTCATAATTTGAAAAGGGAGCTTTATCGGACAAATGATTTTGCTGACATAGAG ATGGAATCCATCATTAGGCATTGTAATGTCATGAGCCCCAAAGAATACGCCAAGGCCAATGATCAAGGGGATGATGTTTTCCTGTGTGAATATGAATATGATATTCAATGGCACAGTTTCAAGCGTCTAGCTGAGATTGATAATGATGAA GATGGTGAATGTGCTAATGGTGATGAAGACTGGAATTCTTGCAAGGAAGATGACTCCGATACAGATGAAGATATGGAATATGAAGAGGAAAATGAAAGGAATGCACATGCTAGACCATCCACAACTCATCAATTGGCTGCA AACTCTCGGAAGGGCCGTTTCTTTGGTATTCAAAAAGTAGGGACAAAAATGATCCCAGAGCATGTGAGGTGCCACAAGCAGACTGAGCTGGAAAGGGCAAAAGCAACACTTTTGTTGGCAACATTACCAAAGTCGTTACCTTGTAGGAATAA AGAAATGGAGGAGataacaacttttgtaaaaggagCCATATGTGATGATCAGTGCCTTGGGCGTTGCCTTTATATTCATGGTGTTCCTGGAACAGGCAAA ACAATGAGTGTATTGGCAGTAATGAGGAACATAAAGTCAGAAGTTGATGCAGGAAGCATAAGACCTTACTGTTTTGTGGAGGTTAATGGTCTAAAGTTGGCTGCACCAGAGAATATTTACACA GTCATATATGAAGCCTTAACTGGACATAGGGTTAGTTGGAAAAAGGCTCTGCAATTACTGAATGAACGGTTTTCAGATGGAAAGAAAATTGCTAAGGGCGATGACCGACCTTGTATTCTACTTATTGATGAACTCGATCTTCTTGTAACCAGAAACCAATCG GTACTATACAACATTCTTGACTGGCCTACTAAGCCTCATTCCAAGTTAATTGTGATAG GAATAGCAAATACAATGGATCTTCCAGAGAAGTTACTTCCTCGCATTTCAAGCCGAATGGGTATTCAAAGACTCTGTTTTGGTCCCTACAATTATCAGCAGCTACAGGAAATTATATCAAGTCGTTTGAAAGGAATTGATGCGTTTGAAAAGCAAGCAGTAGAATTTGCTTCAAGAAAG GTAGCAGCCATTTCAGGGGATGCACGCCGTGCCCTAGAGATATGCAGGCGTGCAGCAGAAATTGCAGATTATAATATGAAGAACCAAATCTCAAGTGTGAATTCTTCTACAG TGAAAGACGTTGTTACTATGGCTGATGTCGATGCGGCCATTCAGGAAATGTTCCAGGCACCTCATGTCCAA GTAATGAAAAGCTGTTCTAAACTGAGTAAAATCTTCTTAACTGCAATGGTTTATGAGCTCTACAAAACAGGGATGGGGGAAACCACATTTGAAAAG ttggcaatgacattttcatgtCTCTGCACAAGCAATGGAGAAGCATTTCCTGGTTGGGACACACTTCTGAAAGTTGG CTGCAAACTCGGAGAATGCAGAATTATTCTGTGTGAAGCCGGTGATAGGCACAGGGTGCAGAAGTTGCAGCTCAATTTTCCCAG TGATGATGTTGCTTTTGCACTGAAAGATAGCAAGGATCTGCCATGGTTGGCCAAGTACTTATGA